The Acidobacteriota bacterium genome has a segment encoding these proteins:
- a CDS encoding TonB-dependent receptor: MSKTLGLSRLVPAALLTVALAVFVPAAFGQETSGEEKAAGTNVEITVTAPRVEIPLRKNPAATTVVETPLLRAMPRTIAIDEALKLVPGVKVDNQADGERVHLSIRGEGILTERGTRGIKTLVDGIPLNDPSGYISDFYDIDWTAVRRLEVLRGPAAAFYGSGSSGGVLNVLTRDGGTDPVSGSAALVRGAYGLKKGYAGIGGTTGLLNYSVTGSMLSGDGYRAWSAYKGDNARGKFAFTVSPKVKITAVAGWTDYYNQNPEGLNLDWFSADPKTLRRQANPDSASKNEFQQTRRGTGGVTAAVALAENLGLTATAYYRGTRYTEAVPSTVIHRDFDTPGLLFQVNQKASWGAVRNFLTAGADYAWQVVDETKYLNLGGAVEGPDRVADQTMTQTGAGIFVLDRVELGGPWGIFASARYDRVTNRLDNHVEILDALLPDHVAYKRATGRLGVTWNPAPGFGLYASWGSGFLPPGTEELVNNPDALGGYNTALVAATSGGEEIGARGTIGKALSYDAAVFYLDTKNDFGRYRIATRPLETFYGNVGSTRRYGLETSLAWVPVEPLTLRAAYTYSHFKYVSVETLTGETYTGTWLPNCPQHQLYADAECRITTALTAGASLDYMGAWYVDSTNRILANGYGRTDPYALVHVRLGYRFTFGGTPLELFLAGRNIFNVLYYGFTEPDPDGNSYQPAPTAEWSLGLRIGLN, from the coding sequence ATGTCCAAAACCCTGGGGCTCTCCCGCCTGGTTCCCGCCGCCCTCCTGACCGTCGCCCTGGCCGTCTTCGTCCCCGCGGCGTTCGGACAGGAAACGTCCGGCGAAGAGAAGGCCGCCGGCACGAACGTCGAGATCACGGTCACCGCGCCGCGGGTCGAGATCCCGCTCAGGAAGAACCCGGCCGCGACCACGGTCGTCGAGACGCCGCTCCTCCGGGCCATGCCCCGGACGATCGCCATCGACGAGGCCCTCAAGCTCGTCCCCGGCGTCAAGGTCGACAACCAGGCCGACGGCGAGCGGGTCCATCTCTCCATCCGCGGCGAGGGCATCCTGACCGAGCGCGGCACGCGCGGCATCAAGACCCTCGTCGACGGCATCCCCCTCAACGACCCGTCCGGCTACATCTCCGATTTCTACGATATCGACTGGACCGCCGTCCGGCGGCTCGAGGTCCTGCGCGGGCCGGCCGCGGCCTTCTACGGCAGCGGCTCGTCCGGCGGCGTCCTCAACGTCCTGACCCGCGACGGCGGGACGGACCCCGTCTCCGGCAGCGCCGCCCTGGTCCGGGGCGCCTACGGCCTGAAGAAGGGCTACGCCGGCATCGGCGGCACGACCGGCCTCCTCAACTACAGCGTGACCGGGTCCATGCTCTCCGGCGACGGCTACCGCGCCTGGTCGGCCTACAAGGGCGACAACGCCCGGGGCAAGTTCGCCTTCACCGTCAGCCCCAAGGTCAAGATCACGGCCGTGGCCGGCTGGACGGACTACTACAACCAGAACCCCGAGGGCCTCAACCTCGACTGGTTCAGCGCCGACCCTAAGACCCTCCGCCGCCAGGCCAACCCCGATTCCGCGAGCAAGAACGAGTTCCAGCAGACCCGCCGCGGCACGGGCGGCGTCACCGCCGCCGTCGCCCTGGCCGAGAACCTCGGCCTGACAGCGACCGCGTATTACCGCGGCACCCGCTACACGGAAGCCGTCCCATCGACGGTCATCCACCGCGACTTCGACACGCCCGGCCTCCTGTTCCAGGTCAACCAAAAAGCGTCCTGGGGCGCGGTCCGGAACTTCCTGACCGCCGGCGCCGACTACGCCTGGCAGGTCGTCGACGAGACGAAATACCTCAACCTCGGCGGCGCCGTCGAGGGCCCGGACAGGGTCGCCGACCAGACCATGACCCAGACGGGCGCCGGCATCTTCGTCCTCGACCGGGTCGAGCTCGGCGGCCCGTGGGGGATCTTCGCCAGCGCCCGCTACGACCGGGTCACCAACCGGCTCGACAACCATGTCGAGATCCTCGATGCCCTGCTGCCCGACCATGTCGCCTACAAGCGCGCGACTGGGCGGCTCGGCGTCACCTGGAATCCCGCGCCCGGCTTCGGGCTCTACGCCAGCTGGGGCTCCGGCTTCCTGCCGCCGGGGACCGAGGAGCTGGTCAACAACCCCGACGCCCTGGGCGGCTACAACACGGCGCTCGTCGCCGCCACTTCGGGCGGCGAGGAGATCGGGGCCCGGGGCACGATCGGCAAGGCCCTGAGCTACGACGCCGCCGTCTTCTATCTCGACACGAAGAACGATTTCGGCCGCTACCGGATCGCGACCCGGCCGCTCGAGACCTTCTACGGCAACGTCGGCTCGACCCGCCGCTACGGCCTGGAGACGTCCCTGGCCTGGGTCCCGGTCGAACCTCTGACCCTGCGGGCCGCCTACACCTATTCGCACTTCAAGTACGTCAGCGTCGAGACGCTGACCGGGGAGACGTACACGGGCACCTGGCTGCCGAACTGCCCGCAGCACCAACTCTACGCGGACGCGGAATGCCGGATCACGACGGCCCTGACCGCCGGGGCCTCGCTGGATTACATGGGGGCCTGGTATGTCGATTCGACCAACCGGATCCTGGCCAACGGCTACGGCCGGACCGACCCCTACGCGCTCGTCCACGTCCGGCTGGGCTACCGGTTCACCTTCGGCGGCACGCCGCTCGAGCTCTTCCTGGCCGGCCGCAACATCTTCAATGTCCTGTACTACGGCTTCACCGAGCCCGACCCCGACGGCAACTCGTACCAGCCGGCCCCGACGGCCGAGTGGAGCCTGGGCCTGAGGATCGGCCTGAACTAG
- a CDS encoding Trm112 family protein, protein MPVSPSLLAILACPLCQADVRLTADEKGLKCVSCHRVYPVKDDIPVMIIDEAVVEPDRAVKA, encoded by the coding sequence ATGCCTGTCAGTCCATCTCTTCTCGCCATTCTGGCCTGTCCGCTGTGCCAGGCGGACGTCCGGCTGACGGCCGACGAAAAGGGCCTGAAGTGCGTCTCCTGCCACCGCGTTTACCCCGTCAAGGACGATATCCCGGTCATGATCATCGACGAGGCCGTCGTCGAACCCGACCGGGCCGTCAAGGCCTGA
- a CDS encoding SH3 domain-containing protein translates to MRVKASVLSLLMSLLPALVLGVSLLPAAQNVPARAAKIKVTAEQANLREKPDIGSSIVQQIPEGTVLETDRKDGEWYFVRYALEDGGVIGGWIHESLVQVVEEAGAKPAGETGTKPAQRPARPARTRPNLPPLDFRSGSVPLEISFSLGAATLAPRDLNNGTEGFVDSTAASAGLAAPDSVRILRAAPVIGFELALKIDARWTIGLGADYLRGANGDRSELTGAEAAETARTRPSARVVPVKAIVRFYPGAGFYVRGALGLYAVKAGYLFRRESAGAWEQWKGSASKSGLGGEAAFGGEWDIAPRTILFLEAGLRIASVDGLTGRNTYSSSGGPSVQEAGTLYYFRQAAGDGSAYPMVLVQANPPSGTGISDARRARVNVSGTSFRIGVRYRF, encoded by the coding sequence ATGCGCGTGAAAGCGTCCGTCCTGTCCCTGCTCATGTCCCTGCTCCCGGCCCTGGTCCTCGGCGTCTCCCTCCTGCCGGCGGCCCAGAACGTCCCGGCGCGGGCCGCGAAGATCAAGGTCACGGCCGAGCAGGCCAATCTTCGCGAGAAGCCCGACATCGGGAGCTCCATCGTCCAGCAGATCCCCGAAGGAACGGTGCTGGAGACGGACAGGAAGGACGGCGAATGGTATTTCGTCCGCTACGCCCTCGAGGACGGCGGCGTCATCGGCGGCTGGATCCACGAAAGCCTGGTCCAGGTCGTCGAAGAAGCCGGGGCCAAGCCCGCCGGCGAGACCGGGACGAAGCCGGCGCAGCGGCCCGCCCGGCCGGCCCGGACCCGGCCGAACCTGCCGCCGCTCGACTTCCGTTCGGGCTCCGTGCCGCTCGAGATCTCCTTTTCGCTCGGGGCCGCCACGCTCGCGCCCCGGGATCTCAACAACGGCACGGAGGGCTTTGTCGACTCGACGGCCGCCTCGGCCGGCCTCGCGGCTCCTGACAGCGTCCGGATCCTGCGGGCCGCTCCGGTCATCGGCTTCGAGCTGGCCTTGAAGATCGACGCCCGGTGGACGATCGGCCTCGGCGCCGATTATCTCCGCGGCGCCAACGGGGACAGATCGGAGCTCACCGGCGCGGAGGCCGCGGAAACGGCCAGGACCAGGCCGTCGGCCCGGGTCGTGCCGGTCAAGGCCATCGTCCGCTTCTATCCCGGCGCGGGCTTCTACGTCCGGGGCGCCCTCGGCCTCTACGCCGTCAAGGCCGGCTACCTGTTCCGCCGGGAAAGCGCGGGGGCCTGGGAACAGTGGAAGGGCTCGGCGTCGAAGTCCGGCCTGGGCGGCGAAGCCGCCTTCGGCGGCGAGTGGGACATCGCGCCGCGGACCATCCTCTTCCTCGAGGCCGGGCTGCGCATAGCCAGCGTCGACGGGCTGACCGGCCGGAACACCTATTCCAGCTCCGGCGGCCCGTCCGTCCAGGAGGCGGGAACGCTCTATTACTTCCGGCAAGCGGCCGGAGACGGCAGCGCCTATCCGATGGTCCTCGTCCAGGCGAACCCGCCGTCGGGAACGGGCATCTCCGACGCGCGCCGGGCCCGCGTCAACGTTTCTGGCACGTCATTCCGGATAGGCGTCCGCTACCGGTTCTGA